Proteins from one Mucilaginibacter jinjuensis genomic window:
- a CDS encoding PIG-L family deacetylase, with product MKKWNFLSIVALMLIANLHKAEAQNSSTGPHVLVVMAHPDDESTFSASLYKITKEQHGTVDLFIITNGEAGYKYCTLAENYYHLELTDEKVGRSNLPRIRKQEIKNAGHILGINKYYFLDQKDSHYGLDEKDPLDTSWNVNLIKRRLRNVLAEGHYDFIFSMLPETATHGQHKAATLLALDVVSNLPADSRPIVLGARIRNKTDTAFRYTQYAGYQVSKSLTDTATFNVDRTASFSFKHRVNYKVVVNWEIAEHKSQGVMQMAMNDGDLEEFWYFSLNGQDGLSKTKALFNELSQNPYLSKTY from the coding sequence ATGAAGAAATGGAATTTTCTTTCGATTGTCGCTTTAATGCTGATAGCTAACCTTCACAAGGCCGAGGCACAGAATTCCTCAACCGGGCCTCATGTGCTGGTAGTAATGGCACATCCTGATGATGAAAGCACATTTTCTGCCTCATTATACAAGATTACCAAAGAACAACACGGCACGGTTGACTTGTTTATTATCACCAATGGCGAAGCCGGTTACAAATACTGTACCCTGGCCGAAAATTATTACCATTTAGAGTTAACCGATGAAAAGGTGGGCAGAAGCAATCTGCCCCGTATTCGCAAACAGGAAATTAAAAACGCCGGCCATATCCTCGGGATCAATAAATATTACTTCTTAGATCAAAAAGATTCGCATTATGGTCTTGATGAAAAAGACCCGCTGGATACATCATGGAATGTTAATTTAATAAAGCGACGTTTGAGAAATGTATTGGCAGAGGGGCACTATGATTTTATTTTTTCGATGCTCCCGGAAACAGCCACACATGGCCAACACAAAGCCGCCACCCTATTGGCTTTAGATGTGGTATCAAACTTACCAGCCGATAGCAGACCAATAGTTTTAGGTGCCAGGATCAGGAATAAAACAGATACAGCTTTCAGGTATACCCAATATGCAGGTTACCAGGTATCGAAATCGTTAACAGATACCGCCACTTTTAATGTAGACCGAACTGCCTCTTTCAGTTTCAAGCACCGTGTAAACTATAAGGTAGTTGTAAACTGGGAAATTGCCGAACATAAATCGCAGGGCGTAATGCAAATGGCGATGAATGATGGCGATTTGGAAGAGTTCTGGTATTTCTCATTAAACGGCCAGGATGGATTATCGAAAACCAAAGCATTATTTAATGAGCTTAGTCAGAACCCCTATTTATCGAAAACGTATTAA
- a CDS encoding S10 family peptidase — translation MKKNILLVILMNAATLLFSSWNKLSDLYTQSALKFKSASITGYSNTGNQLAVTHHQLNVNGLHINYTATAGYMPIISKDNKPIAKIFYVAYQSASQPNAAKRPVTFVFNGGPGSASIWLHMGSFGPVRVKFKNDKGDAPAAPYQYEDNPYTWLGFTDLVFIDPVSTGYSRAEDGVDPKNFQGYSEDISSVGEFIRSYIAKNNRWDNPKYIAGESYGTVRAVGLAGYLQSHDNIYLNGITLISSALNYQLLKFNRGNDMPYIYYLPSYAVTAQYHHKLSPELQNLAPEELVKRSTSFAKRTYAYFLAEGDAASPELTRSVIDSLHYFTGLSKEYLTSVNGKVADRQFFKKLLGTTDQVIGAFDGRFAGNNLDDNDQNSYYDPSEANLTGLFVSAFNSYITKELKYYNDLPYQATADLSSWNNKPVTNNGFLDVSESLKTSMTKNPHLKVNMVCGYYDLSTPVASTAYVVDHLGLKPDLRKNISMNYYAAGHLVYISKDADSKLKNDGELFYHRSSE, via the coding sequence ATGAAAAAGAATATCTTATTAGTAATTCTGATGAATGCCGCTACCCTCCTGTTTAGTTCATGGAATAAGTTGTCAGATCTGTATACGCAATCTGCATTAAAATTCAAGTCAGCTAGCATTACCGGCTATTCAAATACAGGTAACCAATTGGCTGTTACCCATCACCAGCTAAACGTAAATGGCTTACATATTAACTATACGGCAACGGCAGGCTACATGCCTATTATCAGCAAAGACAATAAGCCTATAGCGAAAATATTTTACGTGGCCTATCAAAGCGCATCACAACCTAACGCAGCCAAACGCCCCGTTACTTTTGTTTTTAACGGTGGGCCGGGTTCGGCATCTATATGGCTGCACATGGGTTCATTTGGGCCTGTGCGGGTTAAGTTTAAGAACGATAAAGGCGATGCTCCTGCAGCTCCCTATCAATACGAGGATAACCCTTATACCTGGTTAGGCTTTACCGACCTGGTATTTATAGATCCCGTTTCAACAGGTTACAGCCGTGCAGAGGATGGTGTAGATCCTAAAAACTTTCAGGGTTATAGCGAAGATATTAGCTCTGTGGGCGAATTTATCAGATCATACATCGCCAAAAACAACCGCTGGGACAACCCCAAATATATAGCCGGTGAAAGTTATGGAACTGTACGCGCTGTGGGGCTTGCCGGTTATCTGCAGAGCCATGATAACATTTATTTAAATGGCATTACCCTAATTTCATCAGCATTGAATTACCAACTGTTGAAGTTTAACCGGGGGAATGATATGCCTTATATTTACTACCTACCATCCTATGCGGTAACTGCACAATATCATCATAAACTATCACCCGAATTACAAAACCTGGCACCCGAAGAACTGGTTAAACGCAGCACCTCTTTCGCCAAAAGAACTTATGCTTACTTTTTGGCCGAAGGCGATGCTGCTTCGCCCGAACTAACCCGCAGTGTTATCGATTCGTTACATTATTTCACAGGCCTATCTAAAGAATATCTGACCAGCGTTAACGGTAAAGTTGCAGACCGGCAGTTTTTCAAGAAGCTGTTGGGCACTACAGACCAGGTAATTGGCGCATTCGACGGTCGTTTTGCAGGCAATAACCTGGATGATAACGATCAAAACTCCTACTACGACCCCAGCGAAGCCAACCTGACTGGTTTATTTGTATCCGCCTTTAACAGCTATATTACTAAAGAACTGAAATACTACAACGATTTGCCCTACCAGGCAACGGCAGATCTGTCCTCATGGAATAATAAACCGGTTACCAATAATGGCTTTTTGGATGTATCAGAATCATTGAAAACATCCATGACTAAAAACCCTCATTTAAAGGTAAACATGGTTTGTGGTTATTATGATCTATCTACCCCGGTAGCCAGCACAGCTTATGTTGTAGATCATCTGGGTTTAAAACCTGATCTACGCAAAAACATCAGCATGAATTATTATGCCGCAGGCCACTTAGTTTATATCAGTAAAGATGCAGATAGCAAACTTAAAAATGATGGTGAACTGTTTTATCATCGTTCATCGGAGTAA